One genomic window of Chelonia mydas isolate rCheMyd1 chromosome 27, rCheMyd1.pri.v2, whole genome shotgun sequence includes the following:
- the FMNL1 gene encoding formin-like protein 1 produces MGNAAGSMDQAPAKETKTPPPATALPAKQPAAPKQPMPSAGELEERFTRVLDSMNLPPDKMKLLSQYDSEKKWELICDQERFQVKNPPSAYIQKLKSYLDTGGVSRKVTSDWLIAMAFKRRVQESTQVLRELEISLRTNYIRWVQEFLNEENKGLDVLLEYLAFAQCAVTYNMESADNGSPGSDKGKSPDRSMEDLSKSSSSSPTQGSSKTRHLTIRLNPAPSRKALRNSRIIGQKDDVHVCIMCLRAIMNYQSGFSLVMNHPACVNEITLSLNNKNPRTKALVLELLAAVCLVRGGHDIILAAFDNFKEVCGEKNRFEKLMEYFRNEDSNIDFMVACMQFINIVVHSVENMNFRVFLQYEFTHLGLDEYLERLRYTESDKLQVQIQAYLDNIFDVGALLEDTETKNAVLEHMEDLQEQVGHLTEKLQDVENESMAKIAELEKQLSQTRREAETLRERLNDSSGQARPPLQQQPADARPSALEQKLEELEEKGLVRILRGPEGAVAIEIVPVVMETTAVPTVTIEASASASTDFPSPSICCPLPPPAAAQTIPPPPSPPPLPHTDDAGSVNLPSQQQAPPSAPPPAPPLPGSDSPPPAPPLPGVEIPPPPPLSVERGPAPPPPAAPTPGNASWRGQWPDSGPAVKIKKPIQTKFRMPIFNWVALKPTQINGTVFNELNDEKVLQELDMNDFEEQFKTKAQGPSLDISTLKVKAVQKAPSKVTLIESNRAKNLAITLRKGGLSIDSICKAIETYDLQSLSLDFLELLQRFLPTEYELTLIRKYEKEQRPLEELSDEDIFMIKFSQIPRLADRMNIMTFLGNFSDTAQLLMPQLNAIIAASMSLKSSTKLRNILEIVLAFGNYMNSSKRGAAYGFRLQSLDALLEMKSTDRKQTLLHYIVRVIMEKYPELTGFHTELHFLDKAGSVSLDSVLQDMRALQRGMELTRKEFMRQDDSQVLKDFLKANTEVMEKLQTDSKTAQEAYESAVEYFGENPKTSPPTMFFPIFVRFIKAYKKVEQDIELWRKEEAAAKEVESNSPRKPEPKSPVHKAKRQQMDMIAELKKKQMVKEPLIYEGGDGAIEDIISALKTVPFTARTGKRSSRLFCEASFNEESPL; encoded by the exons GAGCGGTTCCAGGTCAAGAACCCCCCCTCTGCGTACATCCAGAAACTGAAGAGCTACTTGGACACGGGTGGAGTCAGCAGAAAGGTGACCTCCGACTGGCTGATTGCCATGGCG TTTAAGAGGCGAGTGCAGGAGTCCACACAGGTGCTCCGAGAGCTGGAGATCTCGCTGAGGACCAACTATATCCG ctgggtGCAGGAGTTCCTGAACGAGGAGAACAAGGGGCTGGACGTGCTGCTGGAATACCTCGCCTTCGCCCAGTGTGCCGTCAC GTACAATATGGAGAGCGCAGATAACgggagcccgggctctgacaAGGGCAAGTCCCCGGACAGATCCATGGAGGACCTCAGCAAGAGCAGCTCCTCGTCCCCCACACAGGGCTCCTCCAAAACGAGGCACCTGACTATCAG ACTCAACCCGGCGCCCAGCAGGAAGGCTCTGCGGAACTCGCGCATCATCGGCCAGAAGGACGACGTCCACGTCTGCATCATGTGTCTGCGCGCCATCATGAACTACCAG TCTGGATTCAGCCTGGTGATGAACCATCCAGCCTGTGTCAACGAGATCACCTTGAGTCTGAACAACAAGAACCCCAG GACCAAAGCCCTCGTCCTGGAGCTGCTGGCCGCCGTGTGCCTGGTCCGAGGAGGGCATGACATCATCCTTGCTGCCTTTGACAACTTCAAAGAG GTCTGCGGAGAGAAGAATCGCTTTGAGAAGCTGATGGAGTATTTCCGAAATGAGGACAGTAACATTGACTTCATG GTGGCCTGCATGCAGTTTATCAACATCGTGGTGCACTCGGTGGAGAACATGAACTTCCGCGTCTTCCTGCAGTACGAGTTCACTCACCTGGGGCTGGATGAGTATCTGGAG AGGCTGCGTTACACGGAGAGCGACAAGCTGCAGGTGCAGATCCAGGCGTACCTGGATAACATCTTCGATGTGGGTGCCCTGCTGGAGGACACAGAGACCAAGAATGCTGTGCTGGAGCACATGGAGGACCTCCAGGAGCAAGTGGGGCAT CTCACAGAGAAGCTCCAGGATGTGGAGAACGAGTCAATGGCCAAGATCGCGGAGCTGGAGAAACAGCTGAGCCAGACGCGCCGTGAAGCAGAGACGCTGCGG GAGCGGCTCAACGACTCCAGCGGCCAAGCCCGgccccccctgcagcagcagccggcggATGCCCGTCCCTCGGCCTTGGAGCAGaagctggaggagctggaggagaaggggttAGTCCGGATCCTGCGTGGGCCAGAGGGAGCCGTTGCCATCGAGATTGTCCCTGTTGTCATGGAAACCACAGCAGTCCCCACGGTTACTATAGAAGCTTCCGCCTCTGCCAGCACAG ATTTCCCATCTCCTTCCATTTGCTGCCCACTGccgccccctgctgctgcccagacGATTCCTCCGCCTCCAtctcccccaccactgccccacaCCGACGACGCAGGCTCTGTCAACCTGCCTTCTCAGCAGCAAgccccaccttctgcaccccctccagctccaccccttcctgggaGCGACAGCCCTccgcctgccccgccccttcctgggGTCGAAatcccaccacctcctcccctctcGGTGGAGCgtggcccggcccctcccccccccgccgcccccacccctgggaaTGCCAGCTGGAGAGGTCAGTGGCCCGA CTCGGGTCCTG CCGTCAAGATCAAGAAGCCAATTCAAACCAAGTTCAGAATGCCCATCTTCAACTGGgtggctctgaaacccacccaGATCAACGGGACCGTTTTCAACGAGCTCAACGACGAGAAGGTCCTGCAG gaaCTGGACATGAATGACTTTGAGGAGCAGTTCAAGACGAAGGCTCAGGGCCCCAGCTTAGACATCAGCACCCTGAAGGTGAAGGCTGTTCAAAAGGCCCCTAGCAAGGTGACGCTGATCGAGTCCAACCGAGCCAAGAACCTGGCCATCACGCTCCGCAAGGGCGGCCTCAGCATCGACAGCATCTGCAAGGCCATCGAGAC gtaCGACTTGCAGAGCCTGAGCCTGGAtttcctggagctgctgcagcgcTTCCTGCCCACCGAGTATGAGCTGACGCTGATCCGCAAGTACGAGAAGGAGCAGCGGCCGCTCGAGGAGCTGTCGGACGAGGACATCTTCATGATCAAATTCAGCCAAATCCCTCGCCTCGCCGACCGCATGAACATCATGACCTTCCTGGGCAACTTCAGCGACACGGCCCAGCTCCTGATGCCG CAACTCAATGCCATCATCGCAGCCTCCATGTCCCTCAAGTCCTCCACCAAGCTCCGCAACATCCTGGAG ATCGTCCTGGCCTTCGGGAACTACATGAACAGCAGCAAGCGTGGGGCGGCCTACGGCTTCCGGCTGCAGAGCCTCGACGCG ctgctggagatgaAGTCGACGGACCGGAAGCAGACTCTGCTGCACTACATTGTGCGGGTGATCATGGAGAAGTACCCGGAGCTGACGGGCTTCCACACCGAGCTGCACTTCCTGGACAAGGCGGGCTCAG TGTCCCTGGACAGCGTGTTGCAGGACATGAGGGCCCTGCAGCGGGGCATGGAGCTGACCCGCAAGGAGTTCATGCGGCAGGACGACAGCCAGGTGCTCAAGGACTTCCTCAAGGCCAACACTGAGGTGATGGAGAAGCTGCAGACTGACAGCAAAACTGCCCAG GAGGCCTATGAGTCAGCTGTGGAGTACTTCGGGGAGAACCCCAAGACCAGCCCCCCTACCATGTTCTTCCCTATATTCGTGCGCTTCATCAAGGCCTATAAG AAAGTGGAGCAGGACATCGAGCTGTGGAGGAAAGAGGAAGCAGCTGCCAAAGAAGTGGAGTCCAATTCCCCCAGGAAGCCGGAGCCAAAG TCTCCTGTCCACAAGGCCAAGCGCCAGCAGATGGACATGATCGCTGAGCTGAAGAAGAAGCAGATGGTGAAGGAGCCCCTCATTTACGAGGGAGGAGATGGTGCCATTGAGGACATCATTTCGG ctctgaagacgGTTCCTTTCACAGCCCGGACAGGCAAGCGCTCGTCCCGGCTCTTTTGCGAGGCCAGCTTCAATGAGGAGAGCCCCCTGTAG